Within the Rosa rugosa chromosome 2, drRosRugo1.1, whole genome shotgun sequence genome, the region GCCCCTATCCCCagcaccaacaacaacaacaacaaccccaACCGCCCCCACCAAAAGACCATTTTGCCCTCCACCACAACCCTTACCACCACCACCCTCAGTTCGCTCCCACACCATTCCTCCCCCAACAATTTCCTTCCCATTTTGCCCTCCACCCCCACTCCCGCCCTCCCCCTGAGGCCTACACCTTCCAGGCGCAGCAGCCGCCTCAGCAGCAGCTCCGGCATCCGGTGGCCCAGCCGCAGCAGCCGCCTCCCAAGTTCGAGGTCTTCGCCGCCCAGAATGCCACCGCCGTTGCCCCGGAACCGCCCAAAGACAGGTTTGCCCTTTAATTTTCACAATTCGAAATCGGAAATGAAAAGGtggtttttagggttttcaatttgtTCGAATTCACGAGGTTTGATTTCAAACGGAATTCATTTTACCCGTTGCGGATTACCACGGTGGATTAATTTGCATAGTTTGCTTGTTACTGCACGATTTTTACTGATTTTACTGCTCCATGTCCCTGTTATTGGCTTGTTCTAAATTATAATGCTTTTCTTTGTCTGCTTAAATTAAGCCGGATAACATAAgttttgaaaattgttttgtAGCAAATGTGGAAACAAACGTATGAAAAGCATTTAGAATTTCTTATTATTGTTATGGGAAATTTTCGACCTTTCTGCTATCATATCATCTTTCATATAATAGTCAAAACTGTTGCAATTTTGTCCCGGTTCCTCAAATATGAAACACAAATCGTTAAGGGTCAGTGTTTACTGTTTACTTATGGCTTCGGTCTCACTCTAATTAAATAGAGCGTGGCTGTGGTACGTTTGCCATAAAGTTTGTTCAAGAGCCAGCCAGCATGCTTAAAGAACTGTAGCTAATCAAACTAGTTTTCATCTGTTCAGCTGCACATTaatctttgtataaaaatatgGAGGATTATCTGTCTCGGGTAATTAGTTCAAAAGTAGCATCATCCTGTTATTAATTCACAGTTCTAGTCTCATCTTGTTGTTTTGTAGTTGTATGCTCTATAAGGACTCGCTGTTTATTTCATGTTGCGATTTAGCATTTGTAATGTCAATATATGACTTGCCGTGTTTATGCCTCGCGTAAATTGCAGTGCTCCGACTACTGGAACCAAAAGAAAGGGTGGGGCTGGGGGTTTAAATAAAGTCTGTGGTGTCTCACCTGAGCTTCAGGTTGTTGTTGGTGAACCGGCTTTGCCAAGGACTGAGGTTGTTACTCCCaaatccaccaagattctctaTTTATACTGCTTGTCAAGTCCATTGATGTGGCCAAGTGTTTTTATATAAATCTCAATGTGCGTTTGtgttaatttttgttttacttATTTCAGATTGTGAAGCAGCTCTGGGCATACATAAGGAAAAACAACCTCCAAGATCCAAGTAATAAGAGAAAGATTATTTGTGATGATGCCTTGCGCGTGGTATTTGAGACTGATTGTACTGACATGTTCAAGATGAATAAGCTGCTGTCCAAGCATATAATAACCCTTGGACCTAAAAGTATGTGAACTTTGTGAAATTTGTAACACCTTTTATTCCGTGACATCTTTGCTTAAGTTAATAATCTTTATCTTTTATAAATGCAGAGGAGCCAACTCAAGCTAAGCGAGTGAAGTTAGATGCTGAGTCTGCAACTGAAACTGATAGCGCTCAACCTGGTTCCTCTACTGTTACAATATCTGAAGCACTAGCTAAGTTTCTGGGTTTGGAAGGGAGGGAGATGCTTAAATCTGAGGCAATAAGACTTGTTTGGGAATATGTAAAGGCTAACAATTTGGAGGTGGGAATACATTCCTTTCTATCATTGATGAAGGATGACCTGTCGGTTTTGA harbors:
- the LOC133729985 gene encoding uncharacterized protein LOC133729985, with translation MVSDQEIAEGVETVLRQQGPNNVTSVNGVVQQLEAKLGLDLSHKAAFIRDQISFLLRPYPQHQQQQQQPQPPPPKDHFALHHNPYHHHPQFAPTPFLPQQFPSHFALHPHSRPPPEAYTFQAQQPPQQQLRHPVAQPQQPPPKFEVFAAQNATAVAPEPPKDSAPTTGTKRKGGAGGLNKVCGVSPELQVVVGEPALPRTEIVKQLWAYIRKNNLQDPSNKRKIICDDALRVVFETDCTDMFKMNKLLSKHIITLGPKKEPTQAKRVKLDAESATETDSAQPGSSTVTISEALAKFLGLEGREMLKSEAIRLVWEYVKANNLEDPVNSMVIVCDPKLHELLGCESISALGVQEMLDRYHFIKQS